The following nucleotide sequence is from Corticium candelabrum chromosome 19, ooCorCand1.1, whole genome shotgun sequence.
GTCAACGCTTTGATATTGCCAAACGTGAGTAATTTCGTCCCACACTGGATCAAGTCAGTTACTCATACCTATGATATTGTCACATCTTGCCAAAGATACTTGTGTATGGTACCATCGACGGTGCCATGACTTAACTGACCCTTGCagaaaattgcaacacaagTCTAAGAGTTATGGCACCCTTAATTTGGCCATTAATTATTGAACCATCCTcacgtgtttgtttgctttttgctggTTTGTGTAGCCATTTCTACTAAAGACATTTATAATGTTTTTTTTGtaacttgttaattaattcactttTTGCGTGAAGAGAGGACTAAGTGTCGAAAAACACTGGAAAATTTAGGGCTATCGGTGCATTACAAATTTCATTCTGAAAGGTAGAAAAGGGCAATACTGTAAAAGACGGCCTGCCACTGGTGTGTCCTACTGTTTAAGCACGTCCACGTGCAACTTTCTTGATTGGCTCTAGGTCGTACAATATTGCTAAACTGTGTTGCAGACGGTGCATGGACTGAGTGGTCTGAGTGGTCTGCTCGCCCTGTGACGTGTGGGTGGAGAAAGACGACAAAGAAACTGTACGAATCCACCTCCTGAGGAGAGAGGGAAACCCTGCATTGGCCGGGAAGATGAGACAAGAGAATTGCAACAACAGTGTTTGCCCAAGTCTGAAGTTCTactgttgcatgcacacacacacacacacacacacacacacacacacacacacacacacacacacacacacacacacacacacacacacgcacacgcacacgcacacgcacgcacacacacacacacacacacacacacacacacacacacacacacgcacgcacgcacatgcacacgcacacgcacacgcacactcacgcgcgcgcgcgcgcgcgcgcgcgcacacacacacacacacacacacacacacacacacacacacacacacacacacacacacacacactgatgcaAAGTACCATTTCTGTCTGGCCATTGTTGAAGACGAGAACGACACGTGTGACGACACTGTGGGCACAGGCGACTGCGGATACAGAATCACGGCCTATGGTTCTGCGCCATTCGAGCTAGTAACAAACCTACCAGATAGTGCACAGGAAAAAGACGAAAGCAACCTCTGGTGTCTCTCTTGACAAACGAAACACCAGACAGGTGCACATTTAGTCCTGTGTTTGCTGAATTCGGGCTTCACACTATCATCAAGCGAAACTGCactcttaattaactcaattGCACAAAGAGGAAAAGAagaaaagcaaagaagaaagtCACCAACAACAGTGAGTACCAATTGTGAGGACTGTACCTAATGAGCTACCACGAAGCTAGCTCCGTCCATGACCCTTCCGCtcatttcaatttcaaatttcaaaattttttttatttttaatttaaaaattgtttgactcacatttcaatttttgctaAAATCCTTAGCTTACTTACCGGCTAGCCACCGTGTGCCGCTAGGCATGCAATGAGAATGGCAGCAATTTTGGAATCTTAAGGACAAtagctgttgctgctgtaaacTGCAGTGGTAAACCACGGttgaaacaaaaacacaaaaatagaTCTGACAACTTGTCTATAGTGTGCAGTCATTAACCAGCCAGTCTGAAGGAGCATTTTGTATTGATACTGCATGGCCTTTGTATAGTGCAACAAGAAggaatgcaacaacaaaaacagtgCAGAATATAGATTGCTGGGGAATTACTGACAATAGCcagcgttgtgtgtgtgtgtgtgtgtgtgtgtgtgtgtgtgtgtgtgtgtgtgtgtgtgtgtgtgtgtgtgtgtgtgtgtgtgtagtgacTCCCACACCACACCTCATCATCAGTTCTGAAAGCCGAAAGTACTGCTATAGACTTGGTGAATAACTTCGAATCCAAAACTTACAGCAGAACTCAAACCAAAGTACTCAAAGTATTGCATGACTTTGCCAGGACAACAAAATATGTCACCTGCATACCTAAAAACACCCAAGTTAGACCACACCCAGTACCCTAAATCTAACCACGTcttttattctatttttaacTTTatgtaattaaaacttttaaCCATTtaaatgacaaacacacagctgAGAGTTGAGATGCAATTGCCCGTTTGCATGGTGACCTCTTTACTACTCATGGTAGAATACGTCTCTATGATTCCTGTTCTGATGTGTAGAGAAGGAATTCTGCATGGAAAATGGCCACAGTGAAATTGTAAAAGACAAGGGCAAAAACAAGGGAAAAGGCGGCTACTTCAAAAAAGGGCAAAACGAACAATTATATGTCGTTTAGCTATCTCAGTTTCAAAAATGGAAAGTTGCACTACCTGGCGATTAAGCTTGAATGTAAAGACAACACTGGAAAAACTCATACCATCAACTTCAAAGCAGATTTGACAACGTACTATTTTTCATCCACTAACGCACCATTTACTAGGGGCAGCATTGTCTCGACCTTCACACTAACCTGCAAAAAGTGACTGATGGCAAATGTGACTACTTCGACGTTGTTGTTCAAGTTGGATCATCAGTCAGCAAGCTGTGTTATATAATTACACGAGTCAGAGGTTCCAAGACAAATTGGAAGATCATGGATGTCGTAagttttagttaattaatatcaaaagtgATAGAGTGACTAAGTGTGTAGGTAGATGAGATTGTCGTTGATTGGGTATTCGTATGCATTAAATACCAAATACTTGACAAGCACGTACGCGTGTAGACAAgtgatagacagaaagacagacaaagagacagacaaagagacagacaaagagatagacaaagagacagacaaaaaagaaacacacacacacacacacacacacacacacacacacacacacacacacacacacacacacacacacacacacacatacactaaCTATAACTCACAGTTGAATTTCCTGACATACAAAAAAGGCAGGCATGAGGGtagagtactgtacagttgaAAGCCCACGTGCGTATAACAAGCAGACCAACACATCAAGTCGTTGTACCTATATAGACAAAATCTTAACTTGTTGGGGTAAAGGTATTAGGACAacccaattaattaactagtacTGCCATACCTTCAGTGTGAACTGTTTAGATGCTAATATCAAATTGATTGATAGGCACGCTGGACAACGTGGAGATCTTAATTATCAGAAGAAAGTGGAGAAAACATTGCTATCCCCAACTTGACTTCTGCAATACTGAAATTACGTATGAAATAGCTGGTATGTTCATAAAGCAAGTCTAGATCAATTAATCAAGTGAAAGAAACAAGAGTCTAGAAAACAAAATTACTTGTAGAATAGTTGGAGTGCCAATAGAGCTTGTAGAAAGTGTGACAGTAAATTTTGTGATCTTTGGTGTTTGTGATATCAGGGCACGATCtgattaatataattaatattgatcgAGCCCTGTATATTTTTGGCTACTTAGTAAAGCCAACACTTTGATATAGTGCCAAACGTGAGTGATTCCGTCCCACACTGGATCAAgtcctctgtgtgtgtgtgtgtgtgtgtgtgtgtgtgtgtgtgtgtgtgtgtgtgtgtgtgtgtgtgtgtgtgtgtgtgtgtgtgtgtgtgtgtgtgtgtgtatgtatatatatatatatatatatatatatatatatatatatttattttatttatatatatatatataaacaagCAGGTAACTGTACCTATAATCGTCACACTGGCCAAATTAAGACACCTGAGCCTCACAGTCAGACTTGTGCAAAGACTGACCGTTGTAAGTTTCTATAGTCTATAGTTGATCAGTAGCAAGTTAACTAACGCACGTGCCTAAACGATAAGTACAGTGACGTAACTTCAAATCATACGCTTGAAATGACTGGAGCATTTGAAACTGTTCTATGGACTTAGATGATGTTCATGATATCTACAACCATCACGGAGAGTACCACTGCTTGTAAATGAGCAACAGACCCTCAATAGCTAAGTATGTATTTAGCTAGGTATCGAACCTAGATCTGGCATTGGAAATGATACTTACCCCAAAGCTCTCTAGCTCTTcatttgcttaattaattggaagTACAAGAATCGCGATTGAAGTAATAGTATGTACTTGACCACACAACCTCGAAATTTGTTACAATATCCGGGATGTAGTATCAATATCCGGGGACTGCCTATAATTTGGGGACTGCCCAAAGTTAGAACTTCTTTTCATAAAGCACTTCTAAAATTGTAAACATCATAACTAACAGTGTACGTATTAGACGTCAAACTAAGCGTTTACGTCATCGAGCACGTTGACGTGTACAAATTGTTAAACCTccgtgcgcatgcatgcacagcgAGCATACGGTTCGTTTTTACTTAGTTACAGTTTGATGCTGTATAGgaactattctgttcacgggaACTATCTTGTTtacgtggactattctgttcatattttctcctattctgttcatatttgctcctattctgttcaccggggactattttgttcacgtaATTTGAACTCAccctagcggggactatcctgttcaccggGACTACCTTGTTCACagcgactatcttgttcacaggcgactatccggTTCACAACGACTATTCTagcgactattctgttcacgacgactattctgttcacgacgactattctgttcacagcGACTATACacgtattctgttcacgggcGACTGTTCTAGCTGTGGACTATTCTGACTATCTTGTTcgcaggcgactatcctgttcacgacgactattCTACATGTTGACACTAGccatacagtgttcatggcgactattcgcctgtgaacaaggtagtccccggtgaacaggcTAGTCCCCGCTAGggtgggttcaaattgcgtgaacGAAATAGtcccggtgaacagaataggaccaaatatgaacagaatagtccacgtgaacaagatagtccccgtgaacagaatagtccctgtacagaTGCTTAATATTTATTGCCACTGCTATTTTCACATCTTAGTTGCACTCGACTTCGATCTCTAGTTAAAATTAATACATTCTAGTTAAAAATTAATCACACACTCAATCAAACGACTGAAAGCGAGCGATCGAGGCGTGTAGAATTAATATTTATCTTCGAAGTTAGCCAAAACTTTCATCTAAAGTTGTCTTACGCAAGACTGTAGGTATGGTTTCTAAAGCAACGAGCTTATTCATGCGTGTGGATATCTGTACCCCCGCGGGGGACGCCACCTCTCACAATCACGGATAGCCTGCCCAATCGGCCGCCTCAGTGACACGTTTTCAAACTTTCTTTCAAATTAAGCCCAGATAAAGCGATACTACCAAATAACAACGAAATCGTTCCCACGCATTCTTCCGAAGTAACCACCTCGCATGTGTCCGACACACCGAGTATTCCGTAGACtctcacacagacacggacatcAAGCGGCATCGTTGGTTGACTGCAACAAACGCCTTCTTCTGTCCAGCACACGACGACGCGTGAGGGACGGTCTTGCTGTAATCAGCCACACACATGGTCGTCGCATTCGTCCCTCCAAGGCACCAACGCTGCTTACGCATCACCACTTGAGTAGTAGAAAGGCTGTAGAAGTCGCATGGAACGTCGACGACGACGTTGGCAACCGTCACCGGTTTGCATCTCTTCGCTCGCAGACTTCTCTGCAAGGTCGGATCGCTCGTGTTCAGGTTGCATGGACGATTCTGGCAACTGCGTAGTAGCTGAACGTCTGACGTCTCGTACTGGCAGTTGACGTCTTCGTCTGAGCTGACCCAGCGTGTTCTCGTCTGTATTCCAGCGTCACACGTTTGACTGCATTCCGTCCACTCTCCCCATTCAGTAAATTTCTTACAATCTGTATAGGATGGTGAACAAACGTGGTTGTATACGATCTGATGAGAATTGTGTAGTCGTTTGTTCaaatgtctgtgtgttggcgTCCATGCGGCTTTCCGTGtgtaaagcctggtttacaatatgacgctgacgacgctcgcGACGCTCGCGGGGACGCTCGCGAAGACGCTCAGGcgggcgtcatattgtaaacattCGCACGTCGCGTCAtgagcgtcgtcagcgtcgtcagcgtccgTGAGCGTCGTTGACGCTCAAGTTGAGACAAGTTCAACTCCAGCGTCCAAACCGGAAGTGGTCCAGCGTCTACTGGAAGCACGTGATTCTTGTCGACAAATCAGCTATCAAATCCGGGAGTGATATCCCTGAGTGaactatggaagagaagcTTATCGAAAGTGTACGTAAGTACGGCTGCCTGTGGCAAGTAAAGTCCAGGGAGTATAAAGACCTGCGTCTGAAGGAGAACTCTTGGAAAGAGGTCTCGGAAGAAACTGGGCTCCCAGCGGCAGACTGCCAGAAAGTATGGAAACGTCTTCGCGACAAGTTCGTGAGGGAAAAGAAGAAAACTAAATCAATGCGTTCTGGAGACTCGGGACCTCCCTACAGCTCATTGTGGGAGTACTTTGAGGTTCTCAGCTTCCTCCTGGACACCATAAAACATCGCCAGTAAGAAATGATTACCACGTGTAGTTTGACAATGTACCGTATGTAGGATCGAACGGTGTTCATTGTACATTTATAGAACAGTTACCAACTTTAGTGCCCCCCTAGATGATGGTTGCgttcatgatgatgatgaggaggacaatgatgatgatagtgAGAGGTACATTTGAATCAGTGAAATAGTAATTTTGACAACTTATTTAATCTTTTGCCTAGCATTGTAGCAGTAGACCAGTTTGAACACAACCAATCAATGACAACACGTCAGTCTACTCCGTCACCATCAGTGCCATTATCTGGAGGAGTAGTGCAAACACCTATGGGAGAAATTCGTTCCAACAGAGGCAAGGGCAAAAAGAGGAAGGTGGATGCTGAAGCTGTTGATTTAGCTATGCTTCAGTTGATCAACGACCAGAAGAGCAATCCTACTGAGCCATCGCTAGATGAAGAAGGGCTATTTGGATTACACATTGCAGCCAAACTAAGACAGTTGTCCGACCGTGAGAAAGCAATTGCGGAGATTAAAATCGAAGAAATACTATTGGAGGCAAAATTTGGCTACCAATACCAGCAAAGCAGCCACCAATACCAGCATTGAGCAACCACGCATATCTGGGCTCTCTTCGTTTAACCAGATGTTTGAATTGAAGCATCTGTATGGTCCTttaaccggcttttttaaaagccacaaaATCATCAAAGAGAGCTGATCTAAAGACTGAAGTCTACATTACCTAgaagtacatacacacacacacacacacacacacacacacacacacacacacacacacacacacacacacacacacacacacacacacagagggagaaagagagaaacagacacaaaagcaGAGAGTTGTATTTTCAACTGATGCTTGTTCACCCTTCTTATTAGGTAAATGGTGCATTAATTCAATCAGATGCAGGGTGGGCACATTGATGTGATAGGGAACTGAACATACAGTACAGGTTTCGATAATACCAGCAAAATAGCTGGTGAAAGCCCCAAAACACATATCATGGCTAGTATTCTGTACGATGGATGTGGTGGTACTGCCATGTCACCTCTCCTTCAGAGGACATAAAGTAGTCGCGAATAGTGTCCCTACATGTAGCTGCAGATCTACTATACATATTGCTTCCTACAGAGCCTATCCTGCTCAATCCATTATCACCATCCACCTCACTTCTCCAGGCTCCTTCAGTGACGTTCCCTGCTCCATCCTCTGCATCACTAAATCCGCGTGGGCAGTAAACTGTTGACTCAGTAGTTCGCAGGTAGTTGTGTAGGGCTATTGCTGCTTGGGTGAAAAGCACTACGTGATCTGGAGAAGCAATTATCGGCCTCCTAAAGAGACGCCATCTGGCAGCCAGGATACCAAAACTGTTCTCAATGACTCTTCTGGAACGGCTCAAGCGATAGTTAAACACTGCCTCAGGATCAGCCAAATTTCTCCCAGGATACGGACGAAGCATATTGCGCTGAAGTGGAAAAGCTTCGTCTCCCACAAACGCAAATGGTACCTCAATGGCGGTACCGGGTAGAGTTGTAGGTGATGGTAAGCCAAGTTTGCCTGCATCTAGTGCTCTGCCAAATTCTGAATTTGAAAGAACACCTCCATCACTATGTCGACCAGAATTTCCAATGTCGACGAAAATAAACCTGTAATGTGCATCGCACACTGCCATTAGAACAACTGAGTGTCCTCCCTTGTAATTGTAATACGATGATCCCGAAGAAGCGGGAGCTTGTATAGATATGTGTTTGCCATCAATAGCTCCCACACAGTTTGGGAAATTCCAGAGCTTTGAAAATTCTCTGGCAATGCCCTTCCAATCCTCTTCACTTGATGGTCCTTTCACATATTCAGGCTGAAGAACTTGCCACAGTGCAGCACATGTTTCTCGAATGATGTGGCAAACAGTTGCACGGCCAACTCTGAAGCTGAAAGAAACTGACACTTGGGAGTTGCCAGTGGCCAAGTAACGTAAAGTCAAAGCCAATCTAAAAAATTTAAAGAATTACTTCTTCTGATGCTGTATCACTATAgtggacaagcagacagacagacatacagacagacagagagagactggCAGCTAAACAatcagatagacaaacaaaatgggaCACTGCGATAGAACAGTGGTTAGCTGTTTGCTTGTACTCTAGATTCGAAAATTTGCTTGACAGATAGATCAACaaagaggcagacagatagacagatagacagagagacaggcaggcaggcagacatacagacaaacagacagacacacacccacacacagacTGTAATGAAAGAACTATGTACACAGGAATACCTTTCTCCAGGTGAGATCTCCGGCCGATAGACGCTTTGATATGATCTTCTTTTCAAAGCAGGAGCTACCTTTGCTACCAGAGCATCAAAAGTTTCCCTAGACATTCTCAAGAAGCGGTAATGACTCTCTGCATCCTGCAGCCTCATTTCTGCTAGCAGATTGTGATAGTCCCCGTGCTCTCTCCTTCTTTGAAAAATGGTTCTCACCCATTttcggcggcggcggcggctaGCTTCCCGAGCCCTTCGAGTGCGCCTACGGTACACTAGCAGTAGAAGGAGCAAGTCTTTTCTATCCATGTAATAAGATGGTGGTGAGCATGCGCGTAGTGTCTCTGTGACGCCCAAGTGACGCTCATCGAGAggtattgtaaatggtacagcgtCACCGGCAGCGTTTTGACACCTACCCAGCGTCTTCGCCAGCGTCTTCGCGAGCGTCCCCGCGAGCGTCgcgagcgtcgtcagcgtcatattgtaaaccaggctttatGCATCCGTTTGGAGCATGGAATctggaatgtgtgtgtttgtgtgtgtgtgtgtgtgtgtgtgtgtgtgtgtgtgtgtgtgtgtgtgtacgtacgtacgtacgtgtgtgtgtgtgtgtgtgtgtgtgtgtgtgtgtgtgtgtgtgtgtgtgtgtgtgtgtgtgtgtgtgtgtgtgtgtgtgtgtgtgtgtgtgtgtgtgtgtgtgtgtgtgtgtgtgtgtttatagaGTCCAACCGATTCTAAGTGTACCGTAGAATTTCGTATAAATACGCCCACTCGAAATAGCGCCTCTGCCCGAAATTTTCCCGGATGATACAGCAATCAACACTGATCATGATACTGACAACCATGCTGTGTGCCTGGATCTACAGTGATCTTGGTTCCTTGTATAAGCCCATGCCCTTGTATACGTCCAGTACCCATATAGACTGGACCCAGTCTCTGTCCGTCCCAGTCTCTGTCCgtcctcgtcattccccgaaTTGTTAATCCTCGGcggaggattgacaatccagGGAAGGACGAGggtggagagagactgggtcgagtctagtACCTCTAAACACAGTCATCCAGTGATGTATACGTCCTGGGCTTGTTTACGAAATTCTATCATAGCTTCAAGTATTGACTAATTAAATCACCTTGTCCTAATTCTGTAGGAGGCTTTCTTGTAACGTCATCTGGGGTGGTAGTAGTAGAAGTAGTGTCCTCGATCGGTCCAGCCGTTCCCTTTGGCTCCAGACCGCACGGAGACAGAGCATACTTTCCTGTCgacacacaatgacacttCAGGTAGAATttctcatgtgtgtgtgtgtgtgtgtgtgtgtgtgtgtgtgtgtgtgtgtgtgtgtgtgtgtatgtgtgcgtgtgcgtgcgtgtgtgtgtgtgtgtgtgtgtgtgtgtgtgtgtgtgtgtgtgtgtgtgtgtgtgtgtgtgtgtacatatgtatattataggttccatatatatatatatatatatatatatatatatatatatatatatatatatatatatgtatgtatgtatgtatgtatgtatgtatgtatgtatgtatgtatgtatttctACATACTAGACTGTCCTGGTGGCACACTGCTGTAGAACTCGTGTATACATGCAAAACCGTCAGGCATGTTAGGGATCGTTTGTTGGTACCCTCTGCATTACGCAGAAAAGAAACTTTGTAGAAAAAAAAGGTTTTTATACCACATGATAGTCACATTTTTGTAAATACAGAGTAATGACGTCATTGACCACGGAGCCgctctaatgtattgagatatTGAGAAAGTTACTTTTGAACTAGCTTTAAATCTTAAGAAATTGATGGCGTTTGAGACATAAAGATCTAAAAATTGTCAAAGCCAAGAACGATGATACGCAAGAGTTTCTCTAAACTCTTTGAGGTTTTATGGATAGCAGATCTGAGAAAGGCCACTCCTGACAAACAGTCTAGCATGCATACAGTTATATACCTGTCTGGTAAGCAGCGATGACTAGACAAATGGGTGATGTTGAGAAGTCGTAACCAAGCGACTGACCAGTAGACAAAGCATATCTACAGGTCTTGTTTTCAGTAATAGCCAAGTAGAGAATACCAAAGTACGCCGCACGGTATCTATAAACATTGcaaatataaaattttgtcattcaacaatgtgtgtgtgtgtgtgtgtgtgtgtgtgtgtgtgtgtgtgtgtgtgtgtgtgtgtgtgtgtgtgtgttgtgtgtgtgtgtgttgtgtgtgtgtgtgtgtgtgtgtgtgtgtgtgtgtgtgtgtgtgtgtgtgtgtgtgtgtgtgtgtgtgtgtgtgtgtgtccatccgcaTGGAAGCAAACATTTTCACCCTGTAGAACAATGAAGCAAAACACGGCAGTCAGCTTCAAACAGTTCCTTGAGACTGCAGTACATAGACAAAAACGCATCCATACCAAACATCATATCACCACccactgcaacaacaacaacagcaacaacaacaacaacgtcaTCACTCCATATCTCATCCCTCACCCATCACATACCTGGCAAAAAATAGTAGTAAATACCAGACTGTC
It contains:
- the LOC134194747 gene encoding transcription factor Adf-1-like — protein: MEEKLIESVRKYGCLWQVKSREYKDLRLKENSWKEVSEETGLPAADCQKVWKRLRDKFVREKKKTKSMRSGDSGPPYSSLWEYFEVLSFLLDTIKHRQTVTNFSAPLDDGCVHDDDEEDNDDDSESIVAVDQFEHNQSMTTRQSTPSPSVPLSGGVVQTPMGEIRSNRGKGKKRKVDAEAVDLAMLQLINDQKSNPTEPSLDEEGLFGLHIAAKLRQLSDREKAIAEIKIEEILLEAKFGYQYQQSSHQYQH